One genomic segment of Pedobacter endophyticus includes these proteins:
- a CDS encoding O-antigen ligase family protein, translating to MIGRLDSINTTDIIYKVIALIFIFIFYQQVLVINIGGSFKIYEFLGLILLGIFMLTDTKTIYSKYSLLLFICFVIAPIPGNLLNFFNPIKLNYSNHFPEAASKFRFNIWIAPVLIYLYYLLNWIVINYIIGSKIVFQKHKKLVKYFVISGSLISAYSFYGYFLVPKGLPDLVPGFLDYRNSTPLSVHRPAGFSAEPGSYVLMVMWLLLYLIFIPDLFKTKYLQNILLFCTLILLILTQSTSLIAIALAMFVFYFFLNGWKSRFNIALLILLAAFAFGSVVAYFEIGDLVEYIFIQKVENFFSKRDYVTFNDSGAIRSYTNYIGLKVFKANPIFGVGGGNSYFYMWAFENGNETGVITYDMLPQSAHGKILAELGLFGYIPFLTFFLFAIFKFYQKITTKCRGFKDKYFVGTYKVGFIGTLATLGMLLSIAPEYNLFIWVNIALMLNIVHHEKKINGHTANTIES from the coding sequence ATGATAGGCCGATTAGATTCAATTAACACTACGGATATTATTTACAAGGTAATTGCATTAATATTTATATTTATATTCTATCAACAGGTTCTTGTTATTAATATTGGAGGAAGCTTTAAAATTTATGAGTTTTTAGGATTGATTTTATTGGGTATATTTATGCTTACAGATACAAAAACTATCTATAGTAAGTATTCTTTGTTGCTGTTTATATGTTTTGTAATAGCTCCCATACCTGGAAACCTGCTCAATTTTTTTAATCCCATTAAATTGAATTACAGCAACCATTTTCCAGAGGCAGCGTCCAAGTTTAGATTTAACATTTGGATTGCGCCAGTTCTAATTTATTTATACTATTTATTGAATTGGATAGTTATCAATTACATAATTGGGTCAAAAATAGTTTTTCAAAAGCATAAAAAGCTTGTGAAATACTTCGTTATATCTGGGTCATTAATTTCTGCATATTCATTTTATGGATATTTTTTGGTTCCAAAAGGTTTGCCAGATCTTGTGCCAGGATTTTTAGATTATAGGAACTCCACGCCCTTGAGTGTACACCGACCTGCGGGATTTTCTGCTGAGCCCGGCAGCTATGTCTTAATGGTAATGTGGCTACTATTATATTTAATTTTCATACCGGATCTGTTTAAAACTAAATATTTACAGAACATTTTGCTCTTTTGCACGTTGATTTTGCTTATTTTAACACAATCGACGTCGCTTATTGCGATCGCTCTTGCAATGTTTGTGTTTTACTTTTTCTTAAACGGATGGAAGAGTAGGTTTAACATTGCCTTACTCATCTTACTAGCGGCCTTTGCATTTGGATCAGTAGTAGCCTATTTCGAGATTGGGGACTTAGTAGAGTACATTTTTATACAAAAAGTAGAAAATTTTTTTTCAAAAAGAGATTATGTAACTTTTAATGACTCTGGAGCTATAAGAAGCTATACGAATTATATCGGATTAAAAGTCTTTAAAGCTAATCCAATATTTGGTGTCGGAGGAGGTAATTCTTACTTTTACATGTGGGCGTTTGAAAATGGAAATGAAACGGGGGTAATAACTTACGACATGCTTCCTCAAAGTGCTCATGGTAAAATCCTGGCGGAACTTGGCCTTTTTGGATATATCCCTTTTTTAACCTTTTTTTTGTTTGCAATATTTAAGTTCTACCAAAAAATCACAACTAAGTGCCGGGGATTTAAAGACAAGTATTTTGTGGGTACCTATAAGGTCGGCTTCATAGGAACGCTCGCTACACTGGGAATGCTATTATCGATTGCACCCGAATATAATTTATTTATCTGGGTAAATATTGCATTAATGTTAAACATTGTTCATCATGAAAAGAAAATAAATGGTCATACAGCGAATACTATCGAATCGTAA
- a CDS encoding glycosyltransferase family 1 protein: protein MPSWQIVYEWEDDFIEAMNLKMVNAFKKIFFDNKLSRYFIKKKYVNRLIRNVDLITQRETKAIAFDLFPRPTFSYITSCNVIPIIIDFWLTEDLDAFYENYQNCKFVCISSLEAYNYLKKKKCPLEIYHLPLSISDRYNNSDNFMSNKRFDLILAGRENLVLQSFLDIYKEQHPELNIVYRQIEDGKINFYSTKDGFLGNFNSRSDYFKLLTQCKIGFYSTPGIDGGEVRTGGANPVTPRFLELLSAGCRVVSRYQKNDDTEFYELENMTVNALTYEVFSETMDVYLNELEFPKHKYETYLSKHYTSERVCQLQKIIIENENTHRNN, encoded by the coding sequence ATGCCGAGTTGGCAAATAGTTTATGAGTGGGAAGACGATTTTATAGAGGCTATGAATCTTAAAATGGTTAATGCCTTTAAGAAGATATTTTTTGATAACAAATTGTCTAGATATTTCATAAAAAAGAAATATGTTAACCGTTTAATTCGAAACGTAGATTTGATCACGCAAAGAGAAACAAAGGCGATAGCCTTCGACTTATTTCCAAGACCAACTTTCTCTTATATTACATCCTGCAATGTTATACCAATAATTATTGATTTCTGGCTTACGGAGGATCTGGATGCTTTTTATGAAAATTATCAAAATTGCAAATTTGTATGTATTTCCAGCTTGGAAGCATATAATTATTTAAAAAAGAAGAAATGTCCTCTAGAAATCTATCACCTCCCTTTGAGTATATCAGATCGTTACAATAACAGTGATAATTTTATGTCGAATAAGCGTTTCGATTTAATATTAGCTGGAAGAGAAAATTTAGTTTTGCAATCTTTTTTAGATATATATAAAGAACAACATCCTGAATTGAATATTGTGTATAGACAAATAGAAGATGGTAAAATAAATTTCTACTCGACTAAGGACGGATTTTTAGGGAATTTTAATAGTCGTAGTGATTATTTCAAACTGCTAACCCAATGTAAAATTGGATTTTATTCTACACCTGGCATCGATGGAGGAGAAGTCAGAACAGGGGGTGCTAATCCGGTAACACCTAGGTTTCTTGAGTTGCTAAGCGCAGGATGTAGAGTCGTTTCTCGTTATCAGAAAAATGATGATACGGAATTTTATGAATTAGAAAATATGACAGTTAATGCACTAACCTATGAAGTATTTTCAGAGACCATGGACGTATATCTGAATGAGCTGGAATTTCCCAAACATAAGTATGAAACATATCTGTCAAAGCACTATACGTCGGAACGAGTTTGCCAACTACAAAAAATCATAATAGAAAATGAAAACACACATCGTAATAACTAG
- a CDS encoding STELLO glycosyltransferase family protein, which yields MKTHIVITSIFPPTEAIEKFSALEDFQLTVVGDKKTPEGWNYPNVNYLSIADQENSGFSLAKILPYNHYCRKMIGYLHAIKNKANRIIDTDDDNIPYDSWHFPDLEASQDHLNENLGFINIYQLFTEQKIWPRGLPLKLITTKYSLEEAVNEKKSNVGVWQGLADEDPDVDAIYRLTSDEPCYFNKRKPVVLSKGTLCPYNSQNTMYRQELFSLLYLPTYVTFRFTDILRGLVAQPIMWLYGYHLGFTEATVIQKRNPHDYLKDFMSEVPMFEYTETVIELVKSAISSDRSINENLRLAYQSLLNNGIVEQRELDTLDAWINDVENFKLK from the coding sequence ATGAAAACACACATCGTAATAACTAGTATATTTCCTCCAACTGAGGCAATCGAAAAATTTTCAGCGCTAGAGGATTTCCAGCTTACAGTAGTTGGAGACAAAAAAACACCTGAGGGCTGGAACTATCCTAATGTAAATTATCTATCAATCGCAGATCAAGAGAACTCCGGATTCTCACTTGCTAAGATACTGCCTTATAATCACTATTGTAGAAAGATGATTGGTTATTTACATGCCATTAAGAACAAAGCAAATCGTATTATCGATACTGATGACGACAACATCCCCTACGATAGCTGGCATTTTCCAGACCTAGAGGCGTCGCAAGATCACTTAAACGAAAATCTGGGCTTCATCAATATATATCAACTTTTCACAGAACAAAAGATTTGGCCTCGTGGGCTTCCTTTGAAACTTATTACCACAAAATACTCACTTGAAGAAGCTGTTAATGAAAAAAAGAGTAATGTTGGTGTGTGGCAAGGGTTGGCAGATGAGGATCCAGATGTAGATGCAATCTATCGTCTTACAAGTGATGAGCCCTGCTATTTTAACAAGCGAAAACCTGTTGTTTTGTCAAAGGGAACCCTTTGCCCCTACAACTCGCAAAACACAATGTATAGACAAGAATTGTTTTCTTTACTTTACCTACCTACATATGTAACTTTTAGGTTTACAGATATATTGCGTGGGTTAGTGGCACAACCAATTATGTGGTTATATGGATATCATTTAGGCTTTACTGAGGCTACAGTAATACAAAAGCGAAATCCCCATGACTATCTTAAGGATTTTATGTCGGAGGTGCCGATGTTCGAATATACGGAAACGGTGATTGAATTGGTCAAAAGTGCGATATCATCTGATAGATCAATAAATGAAAATTTGAGGTTAGCCTACCAGAGTTTACTGAACAATGGTATTGTAGAACAGCGTGAGCTAGATACGCTAGATGCATGGATTAATGATGTCGAAAACTTCAAATTAAAATAA
- a CDS encoding glycosyltransferase family 4 protein: protein MKQQQKIIVIDCRMISMSGIGTYLQHIIPGIIKSKKFTVHCLGYSELANYEWADKVTVKLMKAKILSIAEQLELPFAIPKCDIFWSPNWNVPLLPIKAVSRLATIHDVYHLANAEKFSPVLIMMVKIFMKRLAIYPKLVTVSEFSKREICRLTNVPTAKIEVIPLAPKEVQISTVRSGLATNYILYVGNVKPHKNLRLALEAFQRLSQEELSFVIVGKRDGFITNDTSFGDLIKELGAKIKFTGIVDDDRLAEYYKNATLFLFPSLYEGFGLPILEAMEANIPIIASNAASIPEVGGELVHYFDPTDVNDLLRKLRLFFDGQLKDLTGGYPMHLKNFSWQKAINSHIKILETI, encoded by the coding sequence TTGAAGCAGCAGCAGAAGATAATTGTTATCGATTGTAGAATGATTTCTATGTCTGGTATCGGCACTTATTTACAACATATCATTCCCGGCATTATTAAGTCTAAAAAATTCACCGTTCATTGTTTAGGATATTCAGAGTTGGCTAATTACGAATGGGCTGATAAAGTAACTGTTAAACTAATGAAGGCAAAAATCTTGTCAATTGCGGAACAGTTAGAGTTGCCTTTTGCCATTCCAAAATGCGACATATTTTGGTCTCCTAATTGGAATGTTCCTTTGTTGCCTATAAAAGCCGTGTCCAGACTCGCAACTATTCATGATGTTTACCACTTAGCGAATGCAGAGAAATTTTCACCTGTACTGATTATGATGGTAAAAATATTTATGAAAAGACTGGCAATCTATCCTAAACTTGTAACTGTGTCTGAATTTTCAAAAAGGGAAATCTGTAGACTCACAAATGTGCCGACTGCTAAAATCGAGGTTATACCACTTGCACCAAAAGAAGTACAGATATCAACGGTGAGATCTGGGTTAGCTACAAACTATATTCTTTATGTAGGAAATGTAAAACCTCACAAGAATTTGAGGCTCGCATTAGAGGCTTTTCAAAGATTGAGCCAGGAGGAACTATCTTTCGTAATTGTAGGCAAAAGAGATGGATTCATAACGAATGATACTTCATTCGGTGATCTCATTAAAGAATTGGGAGCGAAAATTAAATTTACTGGTATTGTCGACGATGATCGACTGGCGGAATACTATAAAAATGCAACCCTCTTTTTATTTCCTTCATTATATGAAGGTTTTGGGCTACCAATTTTAGAAGCTATGGAGGCAAATATACCTATCATAGCGTCCAATGCTGCATCAATACCGGAAGTAGGGGGAGAATTGGTTCATTATTTCGATCCAACTGATGTTAACGATCTGCTGAGAAAGTTGAGGCTGTTTTTTGATGGCCAACTAAAAGATCTTACCGGTGGCTATCCCATGCATTTAAAGAATTTCAGCTGGCAGAAGGCGATTAATTCACATATTAAAATTCTTGAGACAATTTAA
- a CDS encoding glycosyltransferase, translated as MKILQTVKYYEPSKGGMESVVKDIVSSISTKHKDVKFTVYSNNHTRLLNRNIDSVNNITLIKERTPFIFKSQPLNIKYRSLTKLIADNEIIHHHYPFPNMELALIRNIELLRQRKLIITWHANIKSSRWSWIGKFYDPIIKRLLDIAQHIVVTSPQLLENSDLLLQYKDKVTVIPLSFDPALSLNVLPKKYPFNRNIKLLFVGKLREYKGIKYLIDAVKELNVNLTIVGDGENATSLAKQVEILNIESKVEFKSNLSNEDLGKCYLDSDIFVLPSINEAEAFGVVQLEAMANALPVINTNLKSGVPYVSLAGITGETVNPADSNELRLAIENLISQPQLFEKYSANAVRRVEMFSRSKLAENYLKLYSSESVK; from the coding sequence ATGAAGATTCTTCAAACAGTAAAATACTATGAGCCATCAAAAGGTGGAATGGAATCCGTGGTAAAGGACATTGTAAGTTCGATCTCGACCAAGCATAAGGACGTAAAATTTACTGTATATTCGAATAATCATACTCGGCTACTCAACAGGAATATTGATAGCGTCAACAATATTACGTTGATAAAGGAACGTACACCTTTTATTTTTAAGAGCCAACCACTCAATATTAAATACCGAAGCTTGACAAAGCTAATCGCTGACAATGAGATTATTCACCATCACTATCCTTTTCCAAATATGGAATTGGCATTGATCAGAAATATAGAGCTGCTTAGGCAGCGGAAGTTGATTATTACATGGCATGCTAACATTAAATCATCGAGATGGAGCTGGATCGGAAAATTTTATGACCCAATAATTAAACGATTATTAGATATAGCACAGCACATAGTTGTTACCTCTCCGCAATTATTGGAAAACTCCGACTTGCTCCTACAGTATAAAGACAAAGTAACGGTAATTCCACTGAGCTTCGATCCAGCACTAAGCTTGAATGTACTACCTAAAAAGTATCCTTTCAATAGGAATATAAAATTGCTTTTTGTAGGTAAGTTAAGAGAATATAAGGGGATCAAGTATTTAATAGATGCGGTTAAAGAACTCAATGTTAATCTAACAATAGTTGGCGATGGTGAAAACGCGACTAGTTTAGCAAAACAGGTCGAAATACTAAATATTGAAAGCAAAGTGGAATTTAAAAGTAATTTGTCTAACGAAGATTTAGGTAAGTGTTATTTAGATTCGGATATCTTCGTTTTGCCATCGATAAACGAGGCCGAAGCTTTTGGGGTTGTACAACTAGAGGCAATGGCAAACGCCCTACCAGTGATTAATACAAATCTAAAATCGGGCGTACCGTATGTGTCGTTGGCTGGCATTACAGGTGAAACGGTAAACCCAGCCGATTCAAATGAACTTAGGTTAGCAATCGAAAATCTAATTAGTCAACCTCAATTATTTGAAAAATATTCTGCAAATGCCGTTCGCAGAGTCGAAATGTTTTCAAGAAGTAAATTGGCTGAGAATTATTTAAAATTGTATTCAAGTGAAAGTGTAAAATAA
- a CDS encoding NAD-dependent epimerase/dehydratase family protein yields MAISFKCIKYFYLILHMIFVTGASGFVGKNLLTYLPRYDENTKPLSRIDLFKNIDFDHSDAMIHLAGKAHDLKKASNPDEYYEVNFELTKKLYDAFLRSDAKKFIFVSSVKAAADVVEGILTEETVPNPQTHYGKSKLMAEQYIQSQPLPEGKSYYILRPCMIHGPGNKGNLNLLYKFVQKGIPYPLAAFENKRSFLSVENLCYVIKELLEKDVPSGVYNVADDDSLSTNEVVRILSESEGKKAKIWKVPANFIRFVAKLGDAIKLPLNTERLNKLTENYIVDNSKIKKAINSDLPISAKEGLKITANSFR; encoded by the coding sequence TTGGCTATCTCATTTAAATGTATTAAATATTTCTATCTCATTCTACATATGATTTTTGTAACAGGCGCCTCTGGTTTTGTGGGTAAAAACCTACTGACCTATCTACCTCGGTATGATGAAAATACGAAGCCCTTAAGCCGTATCGATTTATTTAAGAACATTGACTTTGATCATTCTGATGCCATGATCCACCTCGCTGGTAAAGCCCACGACCTCAAAAAAGCATCCAACCCTGATGAGTATTACGAGGTCAATTTCGAATTAACGAAAAAACTGTATGATGCTTTTCTGCGATCAGATGCTAAGAAGTTCATTTTTGTCAGCTCTGTAAAAGCAGCTGCTGATGTCGTCGAAGGGATATTAACAGAAGAGACCGTTCCAAATCCACAAACACATTATGGTAAGTCTAAGTTAATGGCTGAACAATATATACAGTCGCAACCTTTACCTGAAGGGAAGTCGTATTATATCTTAAGGCCGTGCATGATTCACGGACCGGGCAACAAAGGGAACCTAAACTTGCTATATAAATTCGTTCAAAAAGGAATACCTTATCCACTAGCTGCCTTTGAAAATAAACGGTCGTTTCTGAGTGTAGAGAACCTGTGCTATGTGATTAAAGAATTACTTGAAAAGGATGTTCCATCGGGAGTTTATAACGTAGCCGATGACGATTCATTATCAACAAATGAAGTTGTCAGAATTCTTTCAGAGTCCGAAGGCAAAAAAGCGAAAATATGGAAGGTGCCTGCGAATTTCATTCGTTTTGTTGCGAAACTTGGAGATGCTATTAAGCTTCCGTTGAATACGGAACGCCTAAATAAGCTTACTGAGAACTATATAGTAGATAACTCGAAAATTAAAAAGGCCATCAATAGCGATCTGCCAATATCAGCAAAGGAAGGCTTAAAAATTACCGCTAACTCTTTTAGATAG
- a CDS encoding MraY family glycosyltransferase, whose protein sequence is MSILFIIIVFVSLFALEILYFKLADHFNIIDKPNHRSSHTAVTIRGGGIIFTLAALIFFCTFSFQYPYFILGLFAISLISFLDDILTLNNKIRLAVHLFSVLLMFYQWELFSLPWFWLPIALIFVIGTINAYNFMDGINGITGGYSLLAIATLYYINEYIVSFTSAELLIVVGLSLLVFNFFNFRKKAKCFAGDVGSVSIAFIIVFLLGQLIIQTQNFSYVLLLLFYGLDTVTTIAFRAIRKENIFEAHRSHFYQFLSNEKKLPHLLVVAIYIGVQFIINLTIIYFIGTDLLSALFLIIASAMLFLIVRFKMEGKERLLKYKSID, encoded by the coding sequence ATGTCTATCCTTTTTATAATTATCGTATTTGTCTCGCTTTTCGCCCTCGAAATCCTCTACTTCAAGCTAGCCGATCACTTCAACATCATAGATAAGCCCAATCACCGTAGCTCACATACTGCGGTAACCATTCGTGGTGGAGGAATTATTTTTACGTTGGCTGCATTAATATTCTTCTGCACTTTTAGCTTTCAATATCCTTATTTTATTTTAGGCTTATTTGCAATCAGTCTAATCAGTTTTTTGGATGATATATTGACATTAAATAACAAAATAAGGTTGGCTGTCCATTTGTTTTCCGTGCTGCTCATGTTTTATCAATGGGAACTTTTTAGCCTTCCGTGGTTTTGGCTGCCCATTGCTTTGATTTTTGTAATCGGAACCATCAATGCCTATAACTTCATGGATGGTATAAATGGTATTACAGGAGGATACAGTTTATTAGCAATCGCTACATTATATTACATCAACGAGTACATCGTATCCTTTACCTCAGCCGAGCTGTTAATAGTAGTTGGCCTTTCGTTACTTGTATTCAATTTTTTCAATTTCAGAAAAAAGGCAAAATGTTTTGCTGGCGACGTTGGTAGCGTGAGTATAGCATTTATTATTGTTTTTCTCCTTGGCCAACTGATCATACAGACTCAAAATTTTAGCTACGTTTTGTTATTATTGTTTTATGGGTTAGACACTGTAACAACAATTGCTTTTCGAGCCATTCGGAAAGAAAATATTTTTGAGGCACACAGAAGTCACTTTTATCAGTTTCTTTCAAACGAAAAAAAGTTACCCCACCTACTCGTTGTGGCGATTTATATTGGTGTACAGTTCATCATTAATCTCACAATTATTTATTTTATAGGAACTGATCTGCTATCGGCATTGTTTTTGATTATCGCTTCAGCAATGCTATTTCTGATCGTCCGTTTTAAAATGGAGGGGAAAGAGCGCTTACTTAAATATAAAAGTATTGACTGA
- a CDS encoding PglD-related sugar-binding protein has product MTDWIIYGGGGHARVIADAIKLTGGNVIAYFDDNTSLSSINDVPVFSYSENIAPHAKLIVAIGNNLLRKDVARNIAHQFGTVIHPKATVADDVVIGEGSVVLAGSVIQSGAIIGKHAVVNANVTVDHDVVLDDFTSIYPNAYIGGGAKVGMGATIAACSAVARLIEIPAVFENDAVMELDLY; this is encoded by the coding sequence TTGACTGATTGGATAATTTACGGAGGTGGGGGTCACGCCAGAGTAATTGCCGATGCAATTAAATTAACTGGAGGCAACGTGATTGCTTATTTCGACGATAACACGTCTTTGTCGTCCATTAACGATGTTCCCGTTTTTTCTTACAGTGAAAATATTGCTCCGCACGCAAAATTGATTGTTGCTATCGGGAACAATCTATTAAGGAAGGATGTTGCCAGGAACATTGCACATCAATTCGGTACCGTTATCCATCCAAAGGCTACAGTTGCCGATGATGTTGTCATTGGCGAAGGAAGCGTCGTTTTAGCTGGTTCAGTAATTCAATCAGGAGCAATAATTGGTAAACATGCGGTGGTTAACGCCAATGTAACGGTCGATCACGATGTGGTACTCGACGATTTTACCAGCATTTACCCGAACGCTTATATCGGTGGAGGAGCCAAGGTTGGCATGGGCGCAACCATCGCTGCCTGCTCTGCGGTAGCAAGACTGATCGAAATTCCAGCCGTATTTGAAAACGATGCTGTTATGGAATTAGATTTGTATTAA
- a CDS encoding polysaccharide biosynthesis protein — protein MFTQINIVPRWVIFILDLTICTCSLIFAYLLKYNLDIDAFDLPELARNLLVIGAINIAVFFHIRTYTGIIRYTSAQDSFRILIAVIIGNGTFFILNLISLTFFNTPLISITILITNGLTSFLLLMTYRVLIKYFFLYVKNLSLDKKKVIIYGAGEAGLATKRTFDHDGSVNKSIVAFVDDDSRKIGKTIDGIKILDAKQLTYLISEHELDEIIFASYTIPDDVKDQVVDLCLENDVKVLNIPPADVWTNGKLQSAQIQKLNIEDLLNRKPIKIDIEGIGQMLNKKRILITGAAGSIGSEIVRQLSKFDVGLIILCDQSETALHELYLELEETNKTKNFHAFIGDVRDEQRMEKLFETYKPHYVYHAAAYKHVPLMEDNPAEAIKANVLGTKTIADKSVKYGVQKFVMISTDKAVNPTNVMGASKRIAEIYVQSLNNSLSTDGFIFSNGLQYINELNVKPITKFITTRFGNVLGSNGSVIPRFTQQIEKGGPVTVTHPEITRYFMTIPEACRLVLEAGCMGKGGEIFIFDMGKSVKIVELAKKMIRLAGLEPNVDVKIEYSGLRPGEKLYEELLNDNENTMPTHHEKIMIGKVREYVFADVEQQLYALINSAKLNNDRQVVINMKKLVPEFKSKNSVFEELDQIL, from the coding sequence TTGTTTACTCAAATTAATATAGTCCCACGCTGGGTCATTTTCATATTGGATTTGACAATATGCACTTGTTCCCTCATTTTTGCTTATTTACTTAAGTACAATTTAGATATAGATGCTTTCGACCTTCCCGAACTAGCCAGAAACCTTCTTGTAATTGGCGCAATAAATATTGCGGTCTTTTTTCATATCAGAACCTATACCGGTATTATTCGATATACCAGTGCGCAAGATTCCTTTAGGATATTGATAGCCGTGATTATTGGTAATGGAACTTTCTTTATCTTAAATTTAATCTCGCTCACCTTTTTCAATACGCCACTTATCTCTATTACAATATTAATTACCAATGGTTTAACCAGCTTTTTGCTCTTAATGACCTATCGGGTATTAATCAAGTATTTTTTCTTATATGTTAAAAACCTCAGCCTCGATAAAAAGAAAGTAATTATTTACGGTGCTGGCGAAGCAGGCTTAGCCACAAAAAGAACTTTTGATCATGATGGAAGCGTCAACAAAAGTATTGTTGCCTTTGTAGACGACGATTCTAGAAAAATTGGTAAGACGATTGATGGGATTAAAATTCTCGACGCCAAACAGTTAACCTATCTCATTAGTGAACACGAGTTGGATGAAATCATTTTTGCATCTTACACCATTCCCGACGATGTAAAAGACCAGGTAGTTGATCTTTGCCTCGAGAATGACGTCAAAGTGTTAAATATCCCGCCTGCAGATGTGTGGACGAATGGCAAGTTACAGTCAGCACAAATTCAGAAGCTAAATATCGAAGACCTTCTGAATAGAAAGCCCATCAAGATCGACATAGAAGGCATCGGACAAATGCTCAATAAGAAACGAATTTTGATAACCGGTGCAGCAGGATCCATCGGTAGTGAAATTGTTAGGCAGCTTTCTAAGTTCGATGTTGGGTTGATCATCCTGTGCGATCAATCTGAAACTGCGTTACATGAGCTTTACCTCGAACTTGAGGAGACCAACAAAACAAAAAATTTCCATGCTTTTATCGGCGATGTTCGCGATGAGCAACGCATGGAAAAACTTTTCGAGACTTATAAGCCACATTATGTGTACCACGCTGCGGCCTATAAACATGTTCCTTTAATGGAAGACAATCCTGCTGAGGCAATCAAAGCCAATGTTTTGGGCACAAAAACCATAGCCGATAAGTCTGTTAAATATGGGGTCCAAAAATTTGTAATGATCTCAACCGATAAAGCGGTGAACCCGACCAATGTGATGGGCGCTTCCAAAAGAATAGCAGAGATTTATGTGCAATCTTTAAATAATTCATTAAGTACCGACGGTTTTATTTTCAGCAACGGATTGCAATACATCAACGAGCTCAATGTGAAGCCAATTACAAAATTTATTACCACACGATTTGGGAACGTTCTAGGATCAAACGGATCTGTGATCCCACGTTTTACACAACAAATTGAAAAAGGTGGGCCGGTAACCGTTACGCATCCAGAGATTACACGCTACTTTATGACCATCCCCGAAGCATGCAGGCTAGTTTTAGAGGCCGGTTGTATGGGGAAGGGCGGAGAGATTTTTATATTCGACATGGGCAAATCGGTTAAAATTGTGGAGCTGGCAAAAAAAATGATCAGACTTGCAGGATTAGAGCCCAATGTTGATGTCAAGATAGAATATTCAGGATTGCGCCCTGGTGAAAAGCTGTACGAGGAGTTGCTAAACGATAACGAAAACACCATGCCAACCCATCATGAAAAAATTATGATCGGGAAAGTGAGGGAGTACGTATTTGCCGATGTTGAACAGCAATTGTATGCGCTTATTAATTCTGCAAAATTAAACAACGATAGGCAAGTTGTAATAAATATGAAAAAATTGGTTCCCGAGTTCAAAAGTAAGAATTCGGTGTTTGAAGAATTGGATCAAATTCTATAG